The Pleuronectes platessa chromosome 11, fPlePla1.1, whole genome shotgun sequence genome includes a window with the following:
- the LOC128451126 gene encoding uncharacterized protein LOC128451126 codes for MNSNQDDSTGGKPSHRDMRSKGSGSTVRLGSRSVPVYPLVTVCLGVLNTILLLTAVVIGIYCGKVDKESAPEQMTTSTLLIEVKQLQFIQSGAVQVQKETEDKLEKAGRSIEQLQRQIERNKTLGDAIQRQLETLHVERATTKSSSSDIRLNCERCPSGWIWLNESCYFHSKSDAGPLKSWANSREDCIRRGGDLAVIEDRVEQVKLDDYLPKLAGNRDWTKAGPGIWIGFTLQAGDTWMWVNNATLLGEGFWIDGEPNQEGPHNKSCGAIMNMVNLEKSWFSGHCLAKKEWLCEVGPIMESPQRRTNHHVGELLSGDYSKFAAGGFTWPNTRLVILCLALLNAVLLIVAVVIGINCAKVKESSYQVSHSAATQLISELSDLRSNHSDMLEATEDVKAELRSAFKNYAQLQVTTEQLTAANKDYRRHVETLRLEKTSLQFNLSALEGTCGRCLPSWTFRNSSCYYFSCLQSTTAKKNWHDSREDCISRGADLVVIDNQKEQEYVTNCIRSYYGQGGWVRGSWIGLTDIVTEGTWIWINNVTEVEKRYWKDGEPNNHGPEGENCCSIGYASTNPWKTWVDAKCEEHKLHWICEMPSG; via the exons ATGAATTCAAATCAAGACGACAGCACAGGAGGAAAACCATCACACCGTGACATGAGAAGTAAAG gatCTGGGTCCACAGTCAGACTTGGATCCAGAAGTGTTCCAGTTTATCCTCTGGTGACCGTGTGTTTAGGAGTACTGAACACGATTCTGCTGCTAACGGCTGTTGTTATTGGGATTTACT GTGGCAAAGTCGATAAGGAATCAGCACCGGAGCAAATGACAACATCCACACTCCTCATAGAGGTGAAGCAACTTCAGTTCATTCAGAGTGGAGCTGTCCAGGTTCAGAAGGAGACCGAGGACAAACTAGAGAAAGCAGGCAGGAGCATCGAGCAACTTCAACGGCAGATAGAACGGAACAAGACCCTCGGTGATGCCATTCAGAGGCAGCTTGAGACACTACACGTGGAGCGGGCAACAACAAAATCCTCATCCTCTGATATCA GGCTAAACTGCGAACGATGCCCCTCGGGGTGGATTTGGTTGAACGAATCATGCTACTTCCATTCTAAATCAGATGCCGGTCCCTTAAAGAGCTGGGCCAACAGCAGAGAGGACTGTATCCGGCGTGGGGGTGATCTTGCTGTGATTGAAGACAGGGTGGAGCAG GTAAAGCTCGATGATTACCTACCAAAACTAGCAGGCAATCGTGACTGGACGAAGGCGGGTCCGGGAATTTGGATTGGCTTTACTCTTCAAGCAGGGGACACTTGGATGTGGGTGAATAATGCGACGCTGCTGGGTGAAGG GTTCTGGATAGATGGGGAGCCCAACCAAGAAGGACCACATAATAAGAGCTGTGGAGCAATTATGAACATGGTTAACCTTGAGAAGTCGTGGTTTAGCGGACATTGCCTAGCCAAAAAGGAATGGTTATGTGAAGTTGGACCAA TCATGGAGAGTCCACAGAGAAGAACAAACCACCACGTAGGGGAACTTCTCAGCGGAGACTATTCGAAATTTGCAGcag GGGGATTCACTTGGCCCAACACTCGGCTGGTGATACTGTGTCTGGCACTGCTGAATGCTGTTCTGCTGATAGTTGCTGTTGTGATTGGGATCAACT GTGCCAAAGTTAAAGAGAGCTCCTATCAGGTCTCCCACTCAGCTGCAACACAGCTCATCAGCGAGCTGAGCGATCTCAGAAGCAACCATAGCGACATGCTGGAGGCCACAGAGGACGTCAAGGCGGAGTTAAGGAGTGCCTTCAAAAATTATGCACAACTACAGGTGACAACTGAGCAGCTGACGGCCGCCAATAAGGATTATCGGAGACATGTTGAGACCCTGCGACTGGAGAAGACGAGTCTGCAGTTTAATCTGTCAGCATTAG AGGGAACCTGTGGTAGATGCCTCCCGAGCTGGACTTTTCGCAACTCCTCCTGCTACTATTTTTCTTGCCTCCAATCCACTACTGCTAAAAAGAACTGGCATGATAGCAGAGAGGACTGTATTAGTCGGGGAGCCGACCTGGTTGTGATTGACAACCAGAAGGAGCAG GAATATGTGACTAACTGCATCAGAAGTTATTACGGCCAGGGCGGCTGGGTGAGGGGATCGTGGATCGGCCTCACTGACATAGTGACAGAGGGGACATGGATCTGGATTAATAATGTCACTGAGGTGGAAAAACG GTACTGGAAGGATGGAGAACCAAACAACCATGGACCTGAGGGAGAGAATTGTTGTTCTATTGGTTACGCCTCCACGAATCCCTGGAAAACCTGGGTTGATGCAAAATGCGAAGAACACAAGTTACACTGGATTTGTGAAATGCCATCAGGCTAG